A region of Athene noctua chromosome 10, bAthNoc1.hap1.1, whole genome shotgun sequence DNA encodes the following proteins:
- the OMD gene encoding osteomodulin, with product MGILSQLSIFHLLWAAMVFCQYEDYDFEDEYDGEPNHQYPYYFNPNTQAEVPRFPFPVECARECFCPPGFPLSMYCDHRKLKTIPNIPNHVQQLYLQNNDIEAVPAGPFTNATFLREINLSHNKIKFHMIDHGVFAKLSNLLQLHLQHNELEEFPFPLPSSLERLLLGSNQISQLSRNSLAGLPNITMLDLCNNLLDDSVLKGKPFSNMKNLMQLNLCNNKLQTMPPDLPSSLMYLSLENNSISYIPENYFNRLPKIIALRMSHNNLQNIARNTFNLPNLLELNLGHNKLKQVFYIPRSLQHLYIEDNDIEIVNITLMCPSIDPMNVNQLTYIRVDQNKLTNPISTYAFFCFPHIRAIYYGEQNVNVNKSTQLRIPVFRRFLTPEEYHEAEHDHETHDHETEEDHEAEDNYFHPYFQ from the exons ATGGGGATTCTGAGCCAGCTATCAATCTTTCACCTCCTCTGGGCTGCTATGGTCTTTTGTCAATATGAAGACTATGATTTTGAGGATGAGTATGATGGGGAGCCAAATCATCAATATCCATATTATTTTAATCCAAATACACAAGCTGAAGTTCCTCGCTTCCCTTTTCCAGTTGAGTGTGCCCGAGAATGCTTCTGTCCACCAGGTTTTCCATTATCAATGTACTGTGATCATCGCAAACTTAAGACAATACCAAATATCCCAAATCACGTTCAACAACTTTATCTGCAAAATAACGACATTGAAGCTGTGCCTGCAGGACCATTCACTAATGCTACCTTCTTAAGAGAAATTAACCTCAGCCAcaacaaaattaaatttcatatGATTGACCATGGTGTTTTTGCCAAGCTTTCAAACTTATTGCAACTTCATTTACAACATAATGAATTGGAAGAATTTCCATTCCCTCTCCCCAGCTCTCTAGAGAGACTCCTCCTTGGTTCCAATCAGATTTCTCAGTTATCCAGAAATTCACTGGCGGGATTACCTAACATAACCATGCTTGACCTGTGCAATAACCTTCTTGATGACTCAGTACTCAAAGGAAAACCcttttcaaacatgaaaaatttAATGCAGCTCAATTTATGCAACAACAAATTACAGACTATGCCTCCTGATCTACCATCATCACTTATGTATCTCTCTCTTGAAAACAACTCAATTTCTTATATTCCAGAAAACTATTTCAACAGACTTCCAAAAATCATTGCTCTTAGAATGTCCCACAATAACCTGCAGAACATTGCACGCAACACCTTTAACCTGCCCAACCTTCTAGAACTTAATCTTGGACATAACAAATTGAAACAAGTATTCTATATACCAAGAAGTTTGCAGCATTTGTATATTGAAGACAATGACATTGAAA tcGTAAATATTACTTTGATGTGTCCATCTATTGATCCAATGAACGTCAACCAATTAACCTATATACGGGTGGACCAAAATAAGCTCACAAATCCAATAAGCACATATGCATTCTTCTGCTTCCCTCACATTCGAGCCATTTATTACGGCGAACAAAATGTTAATGTCAACAAGTCAACTCAGCTAAGAATACCAGTGTTTCGACGATTTTTAACACCAGAAGAATACCACGAAGCAGAACACGATCACGAAACACATGATCATGAAACTGAAGAAGATCATGAAGCAGAAGACAACTACTTTCATCCTTATTTTCAGTGA